From the genome of Desulfobacterales bacterium, one region includes:
- a CDS encoding metalloregulator ArsR/SmtB family transcription factor — translation MNRMQNKSSNDDVGQDLAARHDGFAAKCELTNDHLQSAAFLAKCLSDGNRLRILVLISNGRKSVSAIVEELELSQPLVSHHLKELKRSLMVKVEREGPFVYYELADSRILNVLQILSDVATDLLAGRKLF, via the coding sequence ATGAACAGAATGCAAAACAAGTCGTCCAATGACGATGTGGGCCAGGACTTGGCAGCACGCCACGACGGATTCGCGGCTAAATGTGAGTTGACGAATGATCATCTCCAAAGCGCCGCCTTTCTGGCCAAGTGTCTATCCGATGGAAACCGACTGAGGATACTGGTCCTCATCAGCAATGGCAGGAAATCGGTATCCGCAATCGTCGAGGAGCTTGAATTGTCTCAACCGCTGGTGTCGCATCACCTGAAAGAGTTGAAGCGCTCCTTGATGGTCAAGGTAGAGCGTGAGGGTCCATTCGTCTATTACGAATTGGCGGATTCGAGGATCTTAAATGTACTGCAAATCCTGAGCGATGTGGCAACGGACCTTTTGGCCGGCAGAAAACTGTTTTGA
- the trxB gene encoding thioredoxin-disulfide reductase: MAGNEHYDLIILGGGPAGLTTGIYAMRAALKTVLVERGVPGGQVAITKEVENYPGFIEIGGFDLCDKFLQHAKHYGLEMIEKEVIATEPGIEYHAVRLADGTLLKAHAVVLAVGGTARKLNIPGEDENFGKGVSYCATCDGFFFRDKTVAVVGGGDTALEDALYLSKITRKVYLIHRRDAFRGSRILQQRVFAEPRIEIIYNAVVTSINGGGDGVRDIALKDTQTGAQRNIETEGVFIFVGFAPNNQLVPAGIKTNRTGYVITDEKCETDIPGIFAVGDLRQKYANQIVLAAADGCTAALAAAHYVETRKGGQTCQHDGFSDEQNAKQVVQ, encoded by the coding sequence ATGGCTGGAAACGAACACTACGATTTGATCATTTTAGGCGGAGGCCCGGCCGGTTTGACCACTGGGATTTATGCCATGCGTGCGGCGCTCAAAACCGTGTTGGTCGAGCGAGGCGTCCCGGGTGGGCAGGTTGCCATCACCAAGGAAGTTGAGAATTATCCGGGGTTCATTGAAATAGGCGGCTTTGATCTTTGTGATAAATTTTTGCAACACGCCAAGCATTACGGGCTGGAAATGATCGAGAAAGAGGTCATCGCCACTGAGCCCGGGATCGAGTATCATGCGGTGCGTCTGGCCGATGGCACCCTGCTCAAGGCCCATGCGGTCGTTCTGGCCGTCGGCGGCACTGCAAGAAAGCTGAACATCCCGGGCGAGGACGAAAATTTCGGCAAAGGGGTGTCCTATTGCGCAACCTGCGATGGTTTCTTTTTCCGTGACAAAACCGTCGCGGTCGTGGGCGGGGGCGACACCGCTTTGGAGGATGCCCTTTACCTCTCAAAGATCACCCGCAAGGTCTATCTCATCCATCGGCGGGACGCTTTCCGCGGTAGCCGCATCCTCCAGCAACGGGTTTTCGCGGAACCACGGATTGAAATCATATACAATGCGGTCGTCACCTCCATCAACGGTGGCGGCGACGGTGTCCGTGACATTGCCTTGAAGGACACGCAAACCGGTGCGCAGCGAAATATTGAAACAGAGGGTGTTTTTATTTTCGTCGGTTTTGCTCCCAACAACCAGCTGGTTCCCGCCGGGATCAAGACCAACCGCACCGGTTATGTCATCACGGATGAAAAATGCGAGACTGATATTCCAGGCATTTTCGCAGTGGGCGATCTTCGGCAAAAATACGCCAATCAGATCGTGCTCGCCGCCGCGGACGGATGCACGGCCGCCTTGGCGGCAGCGCATTATGTCGAAACCCGCAAAGGCGGCCAGACGTGTCAACATGATGGTTTCAGCGATGAACAGAATGCAAAACAAGTCGTCCAATGA
- a CDS encoding OmpA family protein codes for MEELEEESAYTPPIWAIFGDLMTGVVGVFVLLLVWTLVFQVNLSQSLKAEIEKRKAEEQRRIALETALADPLAKGRVTLRDGRIGISGSVLFLLNSAQLQPEGRELLRTLVAPLRVYLGERDELLMISGFTDDLPVLDGNSRFDDNWDLSAQRALTVTRALIEEGMPAALVFAAAFGEHQPVALNRDEKGRSQNRRVEIAPVPRGKTPGDPP; via the coding sequence ATGGAAGAACTAGAAGAAGAGTCGGCTTACACGCCGCCCATCTGGGCGATTTTCGGAGACCTCATGACGGGTGTCGTGGGCGTGTTCGTGCTTCTTTTGGTATGGACCCTGGTGTTCCAGGTCAACCTTTCCCAGTCGCTCAAAGCCGAAATCGAAAAACGAAAGGCGGAAGAACAGCGCAGAATCGCGTTGGAAACCGCCCTGGCGGATCCGCTGGCGAAAGGGCGGGTGACGTTGCGCGACGGCCGGATCGGCATCAGCGGCAGTGTGTTGTTCCTGTTGAACTCCGCTCAATTGCAGCCGGAAGGCCGAGAGTTGCTGCGAACCCTGGTTGCCCCCTTGCGCGTCTATCTCGGCGAACGAGATGAGCTGTTGATGATCAGCGGATTTACCGACGACCTGCCCGTTCTTGACGGGAATTCCCGGTTTGACGACAACTGGGATCTTTCGGCTCAGCGCGCACTGACGGTTACCCGTGCCTTGATCGAAGAAGGCATGCCGGCGGCGCTGGTGTTTGCCGCCGCCTTTGGGGAGCATCAGCCCGTGGCTTTGAACCGGGACGAAAAAGGGCGGTCTCAAAATCGCCGCGTGGAGATTGCGCCGGTTCCGAGAGGCAAAACACCGGGAGATCCCCCGTGA
- a CDS encoding DUF2894 domain-containing protein translates to MERCDLLRHRLAVLKEKGADGFDPARWRYIASLLQRAGKKQGNVREQIARIALTALDDYQSRFDREQAKSADIMARAASAYPDATQQLQRLFEESNFKAFRRLVERLRLRHRQGLLLALTRHIEKNARAWEKEKTLLAFDDLLYQQEVDVLQSLGHAVAFEDAPSSSPNEAGSKPFRFFKKTLATLNSERLVARAIKERPENAGPLNSQLLATRSLFIMRRLSPNYLNRFVSYIDTLLWLEQAGEEIKPRTDKKRNRSRSK, encoded by the coding sequence ATGGAGCGGTGCGATTTGCTTCGACACCGGCTTGCCGTGCTGAAAGAGAAGGGGGCCGATGGGTTTGATCCGGCCCGATGGCGGTATATCGCATCCCTATTGCAAAGAGCCGGGAAAAAGCAGGGCAACGTTAGAGAACAAATCGCGCGAATAGCCCTGACGGCCCTCGATGACTATCAGAGTCGCTTTGACCGCGAGCAGGCAAAGTCAGCGGATATCATGGCCCGTGCCGCTTCAGCATATCCCGATGCAACGCAACAGTTGCAACGGCTTTTTGAAGAAAGTAATTTCAAGGCGTTCAGGCGGCTGGTCGAAAGGCTTCGTCTTCGGCATCGTCAGGGGCTTCTTCTCGCATTGACGCGTCATATCGAAAAAAACGCGCGTGCATGGGAAAAGGAAAAGACGCTGCTTGCGTTTGATGATCTTCTATATCAGCAGGAAGTGGACGTCCTTCAGTCGCTCGGCCATGCCGTGGCGTTTGAAGACGCCCCTTCAAGCAGCCCGAATGAAGCGGGGTCGAAACCATTTCGGTTTTTCAAGAAGACCCTGGCCACGCTCAATTCGGAGCGGTTGGTCGCGCGGGCTATCAAGGAACGCCCCGAGAATGCCGGTCCTCTCAATTCGCAACTGCTGGCGACGCGTTCCCTTTTTATCATGCGCCGGTTATCGCCGAACTATTTGAACCGGTTTGTCTCCTATATCGACACGCTGCTGTGGCTGGAACAGGCGGGGGAGGAAATTAAACCCCGCACAGATAAAAAGCGCAATCGATCTCGGTCGAAGTAA